Genomic window (Oryza sativa Japonica Group chromosome 3, ASM3414082v1):
tgtaaaaatacactctaataaattagaaaacaaattctagaaaatgtgagaaaaaaactaaaatatctagccatcaatttttatttaaattgatggatCCGTTATCTCGGACCATTAGATTAAATCCTATTAATAATCTATCTCAGAATCTCCCTTAGCGCACCGACGAGAGAAAGGTATGTACGTATGACTTGTAAAAAAACCGAAAATACATATACAACTGTAACATacatttaaaaagataaagtggcaaaagtcataaaaatataaattacttatATCATTAAAAACGTACATttgtttccttcttcttccttctcttctccaTGTATAGACAAAATTGCAATTATTATTagtgaaaataaattttaagaaattataactttataaacatagattatatatatcatcatatatatgtctaaattagcTCCACaatgtttgaaaataaattttatataactaTATAATTTTACCCTTtatattaacaatataatattctttacTTAAACcgatgtactcccttcgtcccaaaatataacaacttttagccctcaagatttatctcaaaatataactacttctccaccaacattctttcccaaccaatcacaacctttcactaataaccgtgtccaactctaaaaatgcttatattctgggatgaAGGTAGTACCTATTATATCAAACAATTATTTTatatcaaatttttaaaaacacattgtttaatATAGATGTTACGTAATTATATTATGTACCAGTAAATTACCAATTTACGGTCTATATTAACTATTTCTTTACATTAATTAATGAACCTAATATTTTAtactatttttaataaaaatattttgatgtCGGTTTTCACTTAAACTAATGGACCTATTAACTAGACCTATTAAGGACCTATTAACAAGACTGTCATATCTAtcttttgtaaaaataaaaaaaaacttctaaagACCTCGCACGTGTGCACATTTATCTTCTGCATGTATGATGGAGCATCGTACCTGAGATAGCTTAGGTGTTTCGAAGAAAACTATCAAACatgcgaaaaagaaaaaacaatagcTTCAAACAATTGCTGATATTTTGCACTACCCAACCAAGCAATTTTGCAATTTGTGTCCTAACAAAAATTCTTTAAAACTTTGGAAAAGAATATGAAAAATTTCAACTTCTACGAAGAGAAAAACAATCCAACCGTTAATCTATCTTAATTTGGTTGTCACTAAATCATGCATCTTCATGAGACGATTCGATCATAATAACTTTGAGTTCCTTGCTATCGCATTTTTTACTTGTAGCAATATTGTACGGTATGTGTTCAAATGGTATACATGATATTTACTCACTCGGTCCAAAAGTCAATTCAAAAGTCACATGACCTTGATCTATCTTCTAAGTCAATCAATGGTTTTCAGATATGCCCGATATATAGTTTGTCCTTATAAGATATAATTTCTAAAGAAACTATAATATTACGTTACAATAGTACGGATGCCCGCGCATCGCgtgggccaccttcctagttaaaaataaaaactaattgcacagtttgcatgaaaatcGTGAGACAGattttttgagtctaattagttcataattagccataagtgctacagtaacccacatgtgctaatgacggcttaattaggctcaaaagattcgtctcgtagcttccaggcgagttatgaaattatttttttcattcatattcgaaaaccccttccgacatctgaTCAAACATCAAATGTGatacctattttttttttcgcgaactaaacaaggcctacgGACAGGCACCTAAAACGAGAAACCATTAAATTAAAAGACGATTGATTGATTTTACTtatttcaaactttcaaaatggatttatttggtATTTTAAAACAACCTCTATATAGAAAAATTCTACACAAAATACATAATGTTTAACATTGTAAACAGCATGCTAACAAAAACAGAGGTAAAATACGtcctatttatttaattatatatacaaTAAGGCGTTTTCATGACAGATTTATCTACCGATATCATTTTCACGTATCAAATCCTTGCAATCTTTTGCACATATATAACCAAACGACTCCAGATTTTTGAAATTGGACCACGCGCAATACAAATTGGCATCTGTTTGATAAGGGAGAAAACTCGGAAGGGGATGGTACACTGACGAGCTTCTGAATTCTGACCAACTCATACCGTAAATCTGACCATCAAGCAGCAGCTGTGTGCCACTGTACTGTGTGTACGTGACAATGATTTAGTCGGTGGATTTCTCAGTGCTGACACTGCCTACTGTTTACGTGTGGGGGTGCATACATGCATATTGATCAGTTTGACGCATGCATGGTCCAAACTTAACGGTCCAGCCTCGCTATATATGATACATGTCATATATAAAAACGGTCAAAGCATGTGATCATTGTAGATCTCGTCATagtagagagagaagaaaaagagcaATCTAGAAGTTATATCAGCACTCAGTACTTCTAATTAAGTATACTTAAGTATATGGAGTATATATGCACTGTAGGTGATCCTGAGGACTTGAGGAAGAAATTAATTTCTCTGGTGAATTTGATCAGAACTTGCGCCAATGAATTCGTTTGGAAATCAATAATATGCACGGGTGGTGTGTtcttttctctcccttccttATTTTTATACACACACGTTTTCTGAATTGCTAAATGAtgcatttttttcaattttttttagaaaattcttGTATAAATCATATTGTttcatttttcaattttttagcTACTACttaattactccatccgttccaaaatataagtatttttagttaTGGATCTGGACAACTGTGTGTCTAAATTCATAgttaaaagttgctatattttaggatggagtgagtaattatgtgctaatctattgttttgttttgcaaggagaagaaaggATTCCCAACCCGTTTGAAAGAATACAGCTGCGCGCTCTGAGTGGTCAAGTTTTAGGCCCTCAATAATTAGAGTAATGATCAGGTTTGAGAAAGAGGATTAATTAGTAAACCAATCAGATCCATATTTATATGATCTTCTCTTTTTACAGGAATATTGCCTCTCGCGGAAATCCCCCAAAATTTCATGGTTGAAAAGGAGTCTCGTCAAATCATGCAGCAAGACGATCATGGGACCTGGAAGAGTGCACATGTACACGTACATGGTACTGTCAGTGAGGTACACTGCAGCTACTAGGGAGAACTAGCATGGCCACACAGAAGAGAGGAAACTGTACGGGCCATACCCTGTGGGTGTGGGTCAGGGCCTAAACCTAGGCTCCCTGCCAACTTGTCTGCTCTGGGAGGAGCATCTCATGCAAAGGATGCACCCCCAAAAGGTCCCCCAAATTGCCATTGGCTATAGGCCATCCCCTTTGTTTGGCATGCAGAAAAGGTGCCAAGTGAGATGTTCTCTTGAGCCATCATTGCACTCCATTGCATTGCAACACAtctcttgcatttttttttctttgcattcTCATTACCACACTTCTCTAGAGGCAATGTTTATAAACCCCCATACCCCCAACCAAAGCCCTTCTCAAGTTCTCAGTTTCAGCAGTGGCAACATCtttgctttgctctctctccccttttgTTTCTTTGTCTCATTGCCAGTGTAAATCCCCTGAGGAATCTAGTAGGTTAAAGAGACGAAGACAAGAGGAGAAACAAGGGAAGGGACAAGAGCATATATTTGGATGCTTTCTTGCTGAATAGGGCGGTAGGTTCAGGGGGGCACAGCTCTTTCTGTTGTGTGTTGTGATCTTTGTGGTTGCTTCAGTGTGTGTTCTGAAAACTGCACAACTTCACCTTTTTATGCATTGAGATATACACACCAGCATCAGAGCATCTTGCAACTGATTAATTTGCACTTGTTATTATGATCTATCTATTGATTCTTCTCAGAGTTCGAGTACATGTGTTTCAGCAACTgaaaagctagctagctccttTCTAAGCCTGCATTTTGCAtctgtttttttattctttttttattttttttgcagggTAGTACCATCAGCTTGCTGATCTCAGTCAAGGACAAGAACATAACAAGAACAAAGTGAAGCTCAAGATGATGGTGCAGATGGAGAAGCTTGTGAGGCAGTGCGACATGGAGGTCATGAAGATGGCCATGCTCAAGCATGAAGAGACTTTCAAGCAGCAGGTTAGATATATATCGATCAAACGCAAACCAAagatcacaatcatcatcactgcaaagaacaaaaagaaaaaactctAAAATTCTACCAAACAAAACCAACAAAATTCTTTTCGTCTCGATGCCTCTGAAGGTGTATGAGCTGCACCGGCTGTACCGCGTCCAGAAGCAGCTGATGAGCGACCTCAACAGGTCGCCGCCGGAGCTaacctgccggcggcggcagcggcgcaagcaGCACACCCGCCGCCGGGCGCTCAACCTGCAGCTCCCCGCCGACGAGTACATCGTCgtggccgacgccggcggccaagcgacgccgctgccgccgccgccgccgtcgtccaggGAAGACGAGCTAGCGCTGACActggccgtcggcggcggaggcgccgccggcAGGAGGAACAACAAGCGGCGGGAGAGTAGCCCCTTCACGTCCAACTGCTCGGGCGGGAGCCTCACGACGGCGACatcgacgtcgacgtcgtcgtcgaccgACTCCGACGGCTCGctccggcagccgccgccgtgcccgagAGCAATGGCATTCGATGTGCTACATgacgggtcgacggcggcggcggcggcggcagcgccatgGCTGCAGCAGCGGCTCAGCCTTAGGATGGCATGATGAGATGATTAGATATGATGATATTATGATCGATCCTTGTAGAGGTTAATTTGCAAGGTTGTAAGATGTAACCTCTTCTGCCTTAGGATGGCATGAGATGATTCAGTACTTGGCAGTAGGTAGCGTGCTAGCTTTGCTAAATTGCTAATCAATGAGTGTTTGATGGTTAATCAGATCAACAATGGTTAATTTCTCACTTGATCACACATGCTTGATATCATGATTTTCATCATTCGAGGAGACATTTTCCTCGTTTCTTTCATGCACCTAAATaatcatcatttttttaaaaaaaagattgataagatagattaatataagatatattactccacaacatgcaagtttaaatttgaatcctacaaattataacaaaaataacaaatactagtgtaaatgtatgtatactagttTCACTTTAAATTGTTCCTTGATTCTATATCCGCTTATGGATATAGAGATCATATTTCTATCCATTATAAAAAAAGTTTAGATTACTCCTTTTGTTATAATTTGTAAAAGTCGAATTTAACATTGGATGTTTGTAAAATGATATATCTCATATTATtccattttattattttattatgactatTTATGTGAGGAATGAATGGATGTCTACTCAAAGGATGAAATCCCTCCCCCTCATGATTTACCAAATGCGTGTGCATGGGAAAGCAGGAGCACCAGCGGAAAAGTGAGTTGCCGTAGAAAGTAAACACAGGGTTCAGCATGAATCAGTGCATCAGTGGTAGTGGCAAACAGTGGCAAAGTATGCTCCAGGGTTTTGCATACCTGCATTTGCGAGGCAAAAACTCCATTAACAATGACACTTAGCTCTAGGTCCTGGTAGACTTGTCCACTTACCAGTACTACTTAACTGAAGATCATTCAAAGCCCCATAGATTAATCCTTATTATGTGGTCCAAACTCTGTAAAAGACTCGCTTCCATGATTCAACTTTTCACCAAACTTTCAGAGCAGAGAACAGAACTGCAGAAGGGAAGGCATGCAGGCATGCATGCACAAAAGGTGTCTGGAGGAAAAGTAATGGCTTCAGTGAAAAGCTTTAAACAGGCAACTAGATGCCTGACCATTGGGTTTTGCAGTGATGCAAAACACtgctaaaaaaaagatattacTGTCTAACAAGGGATAAGTGCAAAGGCAACCGATGTCAGTTAGTTGAATCAAAAGGATGAAAACAGTTGTCAACGCGAAGAATCTCAAAGAGAGAATGGAAATGGAGATAACACACATAAATAAATGGAGGTTCATTTGGCAGCTGATTCGTCCCTATCTCTGATGAAGCATACGAATACGCAAGAAATAAGTATCGGTTTACTTATGCTCAACTAAAGGAACCAGACATTCAATAATAAACAGAATCTATACGACAGTGATCGATAAACAAATATCTATATCACCCACAATAGTGACTGTAGCTTTTATATATCACCTTAGCATCCTTATCTCAAACATAGTCAATTTCATGTGAAATTGTCCCTTGTCCATGCATTGCAGCAAGAAAAACAGAGCATGAAAAATAGCAGTAATTGTGGACTACAAGACAGCAAGCAGAGATAAAGAGATAGAATAGGCTAGATCATATCTAACAGGGACAGGGTACCCATCTATTAACCTGATGATCAGATGATGACAACGTCAAACTTTGCGGCGTTGGGAGAGAAAGCCTGTAATCCCTGGATGTTGATCCCTCGCATATGCTTCCGCGGATAAGCACGCAAGATATGCCAAGCTAGTGCACGACATAGTGGGTGTATAGAAGCTAAGGAGAGAAATATCAAAGATACAAATGTTTGGCAGAAAGTTGCTGATCTTCTTGTTTTCTGATATGAAGATCCCAGAATTAACGTTCACTTTACCAGTAGTAGAATATACAGGCATAGAGAATATGACGACGGCATGCTCTCTCCTCCGAGCTGGAAGTGTATATGTGAAACAACAAACAGTACATACAGTAAAATCCAGTAGAAATATTGTGAGCTATGgttatagctcatttgcagcaCACATCTGCTTCTGTTCCTCCTCAGCTTTTCTCCACGCAACCTGAGAAATCCAGTGGAGACATTGTGAGCCATGGTTCTTTTGACATGTTTATACTTTATAGATGATAGGTTAGTAACTTCATATAATGCATGAGTAATACAGAATTACCTTGTCCTTCTCAATTTTCGAGAGATGAGGCTTCATGGAGTTCCCTAGACCCACTCCTCCCCATGCATCCATAAGTTCCTTCTCACGTGCCCTTCTGCGCTCTTGGACTGGATTAAAGCTGCCTGTCAGTGTTTCTTCAGCAGCAGAAGAAGCCAGCTTGGCTTGCTCAAGCTTCATGGAACGCTTGACAAGGATGTCAGACAGATCTGCTTCTTCATTTGTGCATTTTGAGTCATTCTTCTTTAGAAAGATCATATCACCGCTCTTTCCATGCTCCATCTTCTCCTTTTCAAGTCTGGAGACATGCTTAACTAAGATCTGATCTAAACTATCAGATGCTATGTTAGTGTTACTGTGCCTTTCCTGATGGTTCTGTTCACTGGTTCTTTCTCCCAATGTATTCCTCTTTGCATATTCAACTTTCTCCCTTTCCAAACGACTGACATGCTTAACTAGGACTTGATCCAAACTCTCCGATGCTGTAGCATTGTTATCATGCTTTCGCTGATCATGTGCCACATTGGTCAGTACTTCCTCCAGTGCATTCCTCTTTTCATAATCAATTTTCTCCCTTTCTAGCCTTGACACATGCTTCACTAAGACTTGATCCAAACTCTCAGATGCTGTAGCATTGTTACCATGCTTTCGCTGATCATGTGGCACATTGGTCAGTCCTTCCCCCAGTGCATTCCTCCTTTCATAATCGATTTTCTCCCTTTCTAGCCTTGACACATGCTTCACTAAGATCTCATCTAAACTCCCTGTCACAATTGTGCGGTCAACATTCTTCTGTGGATCTTTCTGCACATTGGTTTGTCCATGTTCGAGTGCTTTCTTCTTTTCCCTCTCCAATCTATGGATTGGCCTGATTAAGATCTTATCAAGGCCAACATCAAATGCATTGCCATCTTTAGTACAGAAAGAATTAAGTGCTTCCAGCTTTGCAGCTTCAATCCTAGTTAATCTTTTTCCTCCCTGTTTACCTTTTGCACCAGACGGTGGTAATTGatgtgaaaataaaattttattctCTTTGTCTTGTGAACAATCTCGGCCGTGCTTGCTTTTTTCATATGATTCCCTGGAATTACAACTCCCCACGGAACCACTGTTACAGAAGGATTCTGACTGAGCATTGTAAAATTCAGATTCTTTGCTGGCATCTTTCTCCACATGCGCTTCTACTTTCTTGCAGCTTTCTTCCAAGAGTTGAATGCGTGTGTTATTATTCTTCTTCGCTTCTAGAATCTCCTTCTCAAGCTTCGACACGTGCTTCACAAGAATGCTGCTCAGATCTGAAGCAGAATCTGTTGCCTTTGGATTCCTGCCTGTAATCTGTCTTTGAGCACCTTGTGCACAAGAATTTACTGAAGAGGCTTTTCTACCTGCTTCTCTTGCTTCGTGAACTTCTTTTTCAAGCTTTGAAAGATGCTTGACCAAGAACTTGTCCAGACTTGGTAACTCAGATGTGACTTCTTTCTTTGGTTGTAGGACATCAACAAAGCTAGCTGCAGTGGAATATCTTCTTGAGTGTGCCCTTTGTGATGTAAAGCTGTTCACAGACTCAGTTTCCTGATATTTGCCCCTGTCACTTTGAAGTACAGCATTTAAGCCAGAAGTGGCAACAATAACTGCCAGAGAAGCAAGTTCATCTTCATGAAGAGCTTTTAGCCTTTCCAGCATAATGTTCACAAGATCATTGGATTGCTGAACGTTAGTATTGTCAAAGTCAGATGGAAAGATGCCTGTTCCCAAGGTTTCTTTATTGAATTTCAAATTCCTTTTGTCTTCACTGTTACAGTCCCCCTGATGCTGCTCATCTTCAGAATTTGCATCAATCTCAGTTACATCAGGATTTTGGCTAATTTTCCATAAAAGCTCCTTAAACTCTTCTTTGTTTGATGAAATAGAAGAATTCGCAAGTTGAATAAATGCCTTCTTAACTGCAGCGGCAACCTCCATATCAACCTCAAAACCAGTCTGAAAGGAAGCAGTGACCTTATGAGTTGATCGTCCCCCAGTCTGTGACGATGATTCCACCTCATACTGCTGACTTGAACAATCTGGTCTGTCGTACATCATTACGCCTATTACTCTAGCTTCTTCAAATGCTTCAGTTGCCCGAAACTTGGCCTTTTCCATAACTTCTTCAGCGTCCTTCTTTTGGATCCTGTTGAAAAGTAGAATAAAAATCAGAACAAATGAGTGTATCAAGGAAAATACACACAAGGCTGGACATGATGGAATAAGATAACCATGATTTTCACCTTGCTGCATGAAGAATTCTGCACCACGATGCTTCAACCATGGCAGCTTTGCGAGCTTCCATTGCCTTTCTGGCTGCTTCTCTAGCTGCAATTTTCTCCCTTGCCATTCGCGTGTAGTGAGGATTGGCACTTCCCAAAGTCTCATCAAGAGATGCAGTCATGCCATTGCTCTCCTAAAATACACAAAAAGAAACAACTTCAATTCTGATGCTACAATAATTTTCAATGGTAATTTCCCTCTTCTTATCAAGAGAACAAAATCGAGGCAGCAATAAATTTGATACTGAAAGTTCAAATCTATTCAATGCTCAGAGGGCATGATCATTATTTAAAAATTCCATGCTGAAATAGTTCTTGGAAGAGTGTTGGCACATTTGTTACAATTCATGAAGTACCTGAAGACGCTTTATCTTTCTCTTCAAGTATGGTTCAGTCTTCTTCCGAGGGAACCAATCTATAGGGGAACCACTTTTACGATTAATTGACTTCTTGAATTGGGATGCTGATTTATTTACAGAATTCAAAATTGAACTTCCAAATTCTCTTGAGCTTGAACTCTGCAGAAAACAAATGAGAAGATTGATGTAGCTAAATCCACATAAAAAGAATGCTTACAAGCAGGAAACAGAGCATATGAAAGGATGCTTTTTAACAGAACATAGATGTTATGTCACCCAAAAAATACGGAATGATGATTCCTTAAGAAAAGGAATGGTAAGAGGGTATATGGCAGCCCATGCTATGTGTGCTAGGCTGCTCTCACCAGCAGCACACATGGTGACCTCCTACTTATTGTGCTCATTTGAATTAGATTGATTCTCGTAGGTAAGCTTTCCAACTGAACCATGTTGTAATCCttgctatatactccctctgttgtTCATTGTATCGTTGTCTCGTTGGTTAGTTCAAAcgtcaaataaacaaaaatggaggAGTATTACTGTACCAAATCATTGGAATGATTATTGCGTGCCATTCTAAGAGCATTTGGTCTATCAGAGATACCTCTGTTAACTTATGGAAGCTTAACCCAACACTTCAATGGTCACATATACTGAAACTATAATCAATTGTGTAATAGTAGCTATACTTTGGATAATACTaatcgacaaaaaaaaaaacagttgccACACTGAATTGTCTGAAAGGAGCATACTGGTGTTTGATTTCTTCCGTTGACAATAATTTTGATGTCTACTTAGCTGTCAAGCTCCATCCAACCCGTCTATAGAAATATCTATATTATGGAGTACAGAGTAAACCTGGATCATATTACAGAGTATAGATCGGACTAAGGAGCAGAACAAGAATAATATAACCACATAAATAAATTGAATGAAAGAGGCAAGTACAAATGCACGAACCACCAACAGAGCTCACATCAGGGTATGGTGCGCATCAACTTGAACTGACGAAAACAATTAAACAAAGAGTTGCCCATGTCCATTCACGCAAACCCGTAAATGGAACCAACCTTTAATTAGTGTTTTTAGCAACTCCAAGTCCAGGTTGAGAAATCACTTTAACAAACTAATGCTACTGCACATCAACGAAATCACATTAGGGACAGCGATCAAGTGCTACTGCACGCACTTTCGCTAAACTAAGGTCCAACAGGATCGAAGTTATAGCATCCATATATAATAATAGGACAAATCATGCATAGTAAAACTGCTATATACCGGAGTTTATGTGGTTGGATACACCAGAAATGATGAGAAATTTCGATTCACAGATAACAGATTGCAGAGCACCAACCAAATACAGGGAAATCAAGGTCCCCAAACACTAGGTTCTAAGAAATTAAACGGAACACGCATGACACCCAAACTCCGCCCAAAACTCCCCGTGGAGATCCGAAATCCAAAACCAAAATCGCTACGCAGTACCCCCCACCCAACCAACAGACCTACAGATCCGCTCGAGTTCTACTCCTGCAGTTCGCGCGGAGTCCCAGCCGAAACCCAACGACCTAAAATTCGAGCCCGCGCGGGCTCGCGGCAGCGTCGGACGCGGAGGTAAGGGGGGGCGGGGATCTGGAGGGCGAACCTTGCGGGCGCTTCCGCCGCTGCGGTTGGGGGAGCCCTTCCTGCGGAGGGAGGGCGTCGGCGAGGCGCAGCTTCGGgcctccacgccgtcgccgacctgCTCCGGCGGAgtaggatgaggaggaggaggcgaggccaCCATGGCGAGCCGCGTGGAGAGGGGCGAGgtggtggcgaggaggaggaggaggaggaggacggcgtgtGGATTCGAACGGAATTGGAGGGGGGAGAGAAGAAGTAGCCGTTTCTGCCGATGTGATCGAAATGGTAAGGTAGGCTTATAGGCAGTGGGGGTGTGACTAGGACAGGGAGCGCTGAGAAGGGTTGTCGCCTTGTCTTGTAGGGCCTACAGTACTATGTCAAATGGGCCCTGGAatatggcggcggcgcgcgcatcTGGCCTATTGGGCTTTTGTCAACTGGGCCCTGAGCCCATCTGGGCTGGTTGTGTAGGCCTCTTGACATACTGGGCTTCTCCTCTGTCCACTGTCAAATTTCGTTAAGCATCCAAAAAGTCAGATGGAACGACAACATGCACAGGAGATTAGGGAAAGAAAATGCATTTTTATATTAGGAAAAGaaaatgatgtatttttttgCTGATCACACGGAGTTACTCGCACGCACATCACACATGCATACGCCCACGAGAATGAAAGTGCGCCCCATGAGCCATGACTAGCCAGGCAATTGGCATAGGtttatatttgttttctttcattTCATAAATTATTTGTTGAAAATTACGGCAATATCAAAGAACTTAGTTTATTACGACGACATCAACACGTGTGCTAGATATTAAAGATTATATTTTTCTGCTTAGTAAGAAAAATTGGAGCACTACAATT
Coding sequences:
- the LOC9270259 gene encoding uncharacterized protein, encoding MMVQMEKLVRQCDMEVMKMAMLKHEETFKQQVYELHRLYRVQKQLMSDLNRSPPELTCRRRQRRKQHTRRRALNLQLPADEYIVVADAGGQATPLPPPPPSSREDELALTLAVGGGGAAGRRNNKRRESSPFTSNCSGGSLTTATSTSTSSSTDSDGSLRQPPPCPRAMAFDVLHDGSTAAAAAAAPWLQQRLSLRMA
- the LOC4333411 gene encoding intracellular protein transport protein USO1 codes for the protein MVASPPPPHPTPPEQVGDGVEARSCASPTPSLRRKGSPNRSGGSARKSSSSREFGSSILNSVNKSASQFKKSINRKSGSPIDWFPRKKTEPYLKRKIKRLQESNGMTASLDETLGSANPHYTRMAREKIAAREAARKAMEARKAAMVEASWCRILHAARIQKKDAEEVMEKAKFRATEAFEEARVIGVMMYDRPDCSSQQYEVESSSQTGGRSTHKVTASFQTGFEVDMEVAAAVKKAFIQLANSSISSNKEEFKELLWKISQNPDVTEIDANSEDEQHQGDCNSEDKRNLKFNKETLGTGIFPSDFDNTNVQQSNDLVNIMLERLKALHEDELASLAVIVATSGLNAVLQSDRGKYQETESVNSFTSQRAHSRRYSTAASFVDVLQPKKEVTSELPSLDKFLVKHLSKLEKEVHEAREAGRKASSVNSCAQGAQRQITGRNPKATDSASDLSSILVKHVSKLEKEILEAKKNNNTRIQLLEESCKKVEAHVEKDASKESEFYNAQSESFCNSGSVGSCNSRESYEKSKHGRDCSQDKENKILFSHQLPPSGAKGKQGGKRLTRIEAAKLEALNSFCTKDGNAFDVGLDKILIRPIHRLEREKKKALEHGQTNVQKDPQKNVDRTIVTGSLDEILVKHVSRLEREKIDYERRNALGEGLTNVPHDQRKHGNNATASESLDQVLVKHVSRLEREKIDYEKRNALEEVLTNVAHDQRKHDNNATASESLDQVLVKHVSRLEREKVEYAKRNTLGERTSEQNHQERHSNTNIASDSLDQILVKHVSRLEKEKMEHGKSGDMIFLKKNDSKCTNEEADLSDILVKRSMKLEQAKLASSAAEETLTGSFNPVQERRRAREKELMDAWGGVGLGNSMKPHLSKIEKDKVAWRKAEEEQKQMCAANEL